A genomic window from Chanodichthys erythropterus isolate Z2021 chromosome 1, ASM2448905v1, whole genome shotgun sequence includes:
- the kctd12b gene encoding BTB/POZ domain-containing protein KCTD12b, which yields MALPDNATGIPAEELAFPEIIELNVGGQVYITRYSTLTSVPDSLLWQMFSQKSTKSLARDTKGRFFVDRDGFLFRYILDYMRDQQLVLPDHFPERGRLQREAEFFNLPELVKQLAPKISKQNSLGDEGCQSDPEESSPSTDIARNLASLGVAACSGLASAAGDGKCSGFITIGYRGSYTLGRDSQTDAKFRRVARIMVCGKTSLAKEVFGETLNESRDPDRPPERYTSRYYLKFTFLEQAFDRLADAGFHMVACNSTGTCAFAHEQTDDKIWANYTEYVFYRE from the coding sequence ATGGCATTACCTGACAATGCCACTGGCATTCCTGCAGAGGAACTGGCCTTTCCAGAAATTATTGAACTGAACGTTGGGGGTCAGGTGTATATAACCCGCTACTCAACTTTAACAAGTGTGCCAGACTCCCTCCTGTGGCAAATGTTTAGCCAGAAGAGCACTAAGAGCCTGGCTCGTGACACCAAGGGTCGTTTTTTCGTTGACAGAGATGGCTTCCTGTTTCGTTACATTCTGGACTATATGCGGGACCAGCAGCTTGTCCTTCCAGACCATTTCCCAGAGCGAGGACGGCTGCAGCGAGAGGCAGAATTCTTCAACCTCCCTGAACTTGTTAAACAGCTGGCACCAAAGATAAGTAAGCAGAACTCTCTGGGCGACGAGGGCTGCCAGAGCGACCCCGAGGAGTCCTCACCTAGCACCGACATTGCCCGAAACCTGGCCTCGCTGGGGGTGGCCGCATGTTCCGGCCTGGCCTCGGCTGCAGGTGACGGCAAGTGCTCCGGATTCATCACCATTGGCTACCGGGGCTCCTACACCCTCGGCCGTGACAGTCAAACAGACGCCAAGTTTCGCCGAGTGGCTCGGATTATGGTGTGCGGGAAGACTTCTCTTGCCAAGGAAGTTTTTGGGGAAACGTTGAATGAGAGCCGCGACCCTGACCGCCCCCCAGAGCGCTACACATCACGCTATTACCTAAAGTTTACTTTCCTGGAGCAGGCTTTTGACAGGTTAGCCGACGCCGGCTTCCACATGGTGGCCTGCAACTCCACAGGGACTTGCGCCTTCGCTCATGAGCAGACTGACGACAAAATCTGGGCCAACTACACCGAATATGTATTCTACCGTGAGTGA